A single Bacillus sp. (in: firmicutes) DNA region contains:
- the paaX gene encoding phenylacetic acid degradation operon negative regulatory protein PaaX, translating into MNTRSMIFTLYGDYISHYGNKIWIGSLIRLLEEFGHNDQSVRAAISRMGKQGWVTATKKGNKSYYSLTKMGVARIEEAAKRIFKLNPEKWDGSWRTLTYTIPEEKRNIRDELRQELVWSGFGMLLNSCWISPNNLEDEVNILIKKYKIEPYVHFFVSEYKGPADNETLVKSCWDIDNINAKYEEFITVYSKKYVVDKNKILNGEMTDAACFVERAKLVHQYRKFLFIDPGLPEELLPSKWLGGHAASLFSDYYKTLAEPANQFFESVFEKDNEMHKKDSEYEVLSHPYMVNNQK; encoded by the coding sequence ATAAATACACGCTCAATGATTTTTACACTGTATGGTGATTATATAAGTCATTATGGCAATAAAATTTGGATTGGTAGTTTAATACGTTTGCTTGAAGAATTCGGCCATAATGATCAATCAGTAAGGGCTGCAATTTCCCGCATGGGCAAACAAGGCTGGGTTACTGCTACGAAAAAAGGCAATAAAAGCTATTATTCACTTACGAAAATGGGTGTGGCGCGGATTGAGGAAGCGGCAAAACGCATCTTTAAATTGAATCCTGAGAAATGGGATGGTTCCTGGCGGACATTGACGTATACCATTCCTGAAGAAAAGCGGAATATACGTGACGAGTTAAGGCAGGAATTAGTGTGGAGCGGCTTTGGAATGCTTTTAAATAGCTGCTGGATTTCACCAAATAATCTTGAGGATGAAGTGAATATATTAATTAAAAAATATAAAATCGAGCCCTATGTGCATTTTTTTGTATCAGAGTATAAAGGACCTGCCGACAACGAAACGCTTGTTAAATCATGCTGGGATATTGATAATATTAACGCCAAATATGAAGAGTTCATTACTGTTTATAGCAAGAAATATGTCGTTGATAAAAATAAAATATTAAACGGTGAAATGACAGACGCTGCTTGTTTTGTTGAGAGAGCAAAATTAGTTCATCAATACCGTAAATTTTTGTTTATTGATCCAGGTTTACCGGAAGAATTACTCCCAAGCAAATGGCTAGGCGGTCATGCCGCATCGTTATTTAGCGATTACTATAAGACACTCGCGGAACCTGCCAATCAATTCTTTGAAAGTGTGTTTGAAAAGGATAATGAAATGCACAAAAAAGACAGCGAATATGAGGTGCTAAGCCATCCGTATATGGTCAATAATCAAAAATAA
- a CDS encoding response regulator transcription factor, translating into MSYSVVVIEDNMVFRNELIKKLEKNAFEIVGAASEKKKALEIVGNTFPDLVFLDIGLENSSGLELAAEIIELYPAIGIVFVTGFSEYAHIAYDIEAIDYLVKPVNETRFAQCINKITSYLTNKEDLQKQIAVKYKGGIELIEQEKIVYLTTEKKNTKFIYFNSDAKLSTLNTNEPLKDIIEKLSNSIFIRTHKSYVVNLNFIKRIEPSGQTYLIYLKKCADIIYLSKNYLLPLYHRLKI; encoded by the coding sequence GTGAGTTATTCAGTAGTAGTGATTGAAGATAATATGGTGTTTAGAAATGAATTAATTAAAAAGTTGGAAAAAAATGCCTTCGAAATAGTAGGAGCTGCTAGTGAAAAGAAAAAGGCACTAGAGATTGTTGGCAATACTTTTCCTGATTTAGTCTTCCTTGATATCGGGCTAGAAAATAGTTCAGGCCTAGAATTAGCAGCAGAGATTATAGAATTGTATCCAGCAATTGGTATAGTCTTTGTAACAGGTTTTAGTGAATATGCACATATAGCCTATGATATAGAAGCTATTGATTATCTTGTAAAACCAGTAAATGAAACACGTTTTGCCCAATGTATCAACAAAATTACAAGCTACCTCACAAATAAAGAGGACTTACAAAAGCAAATTGCTGTTAAATACAAGGGTGGAATAGAATTAATCGAACAAGAAAAGATTGTGTACTTAACAACAGAAAAAAAGAATACAAAATTTATTTATTTTAACTCTGATGCTAAATTATCTACTTTAAACACCAATGAACCGCTAAAGGATATTATTGAGAAGCTTTCTAACAGTATTTTTATTAGGACTCATAAAAGCTATGTAGTAAATTTAAATTTTATAAAACGAATAGAGCCTTCTGGGCAAACCTATTTAATCTATTTAAAAAAATGCGCCGATATTATTTATTTAAGTAAAAATTACTTATTACCTCTTTATCACAGGTTAAAAATATAG
- a CDS encoding 3-hydroxyacyl-CoA dehydrogenase yields the protein MVNDIVVVGSGTMGRGIAYVAAVGGFHVKLVDVKNAALAAAEKDINSIFAKAIERGKLHSEQAEEAKKHLTYEVNLADAVRTADMVIEAVPEMKEIKKNVFETIDAHAPSSCYFATNTSTMSPTEIASYTKRPEKVIAMHFFNPVHKMPLVEIIRGLETADETAEIARQVSEKMGKETVVVNEFPGFVTSRISTLVGNEAFYMLQEGIGTPEEIDKAIKLGLNFPMGPFELVDLVGLDARLNNLKYLHEKLGEKYRPAPLLEQYVKAGRLGRKVGKGVYDYSDK from the coding sequence GTGGTAAACGATATAGTAGTTGTAGGTTCTGGCACGATGGGAAGGGGTATTGCCTATGTAGCAGCTGTTGGCGGCTTTCATGTAAAGCTTGTTGATGTGAAAAATGCAGCTTTAGCTGCTGCTGAAAAAGACATAAATAGTATTTTTGCAAAAGCAATTGAACGCGGAAAACTTCACTCTGAACAGGCAGAAGAGGCTAAAAAGCACTTAACATATGAAGTCAATTTGGCGGATGCCGTAAGAACAGCTGATATGGTCATCGAAGCTGTTCCTGAAATGAAAGAAATTAAGAAAAACGTATTTGAAACGATTGATGCTCATGCACCAAGCAGTTGTTATTTTGCTACAAATACATCAACGATGAGCCCGACTGAAATTGCTTCCTATACGAAAAGGCCTGAAAAAGTAATTGCAATGCATTTTTTTAATCCTGTTCATAAAATGCCCTTAGTAGAAATTATCCGTGGACTGGAAACGGCTGATGAAACAGCGGAAATAGCGCGGCAGGTTTCCGAAAAAATGGGGAAAGAAACAGTGGTTGTCAATGAATTTCCGGGCTTTGTTACGAGCCGGATTAGCACACTAGTTGGCAATGAAGCATTTTATATGCTTCAAGAAGGAATTGGCACGCCCGAAGAAATTGATAAAGCGATTAAGCTTGGCTTAAATTTCCCGATGGGCCCATTTGAGCTTGTAGACCTTGTAGGGTTGGATGCCCGTTTAAATAATTTAAAATACTTGCATGAGAAATTAGGAGAAAAATACCGCCCAGCCCCACTGCTAGAGCAGTATGTGAAGGCTGGCCGATTAGGACGAAAGGTTGGCAAGGGTGTTTATGATTATTCTGACAAGTAA
- a CDS encoding aldehyde dehydrogenase: MSTVKVEKMEKLAVKRDYYKMVINGERVDAISNETFTTYNPATGEVLAQVAKASKEDVNKAVEAARNAFDNGPWRKFPVNKKSRVLNKIASIMRSRFNELVELEVVNSGKSLSAAQGQVMQSIEDFEFYASAIVAHRGEVNNLPYGFFNYTQKEPVGVCGQIIPWNYPMMMAAWKIAPALAAGCSIVLKPASLTPLTAIVLTEICHEAGVPEGVVNIVTGPGASVGDAIVEHPGVDKVAFTGSTPVGKDIMEKASQTLKRLTLELGGKSPNIVFEDADLDAAVYGSIFGIFYNTGQSCEARSRLYVHENIYDEFMEKFVEKTKQLRLGDPLSQETQVGSIISRGQLEVVDGYVKSAIEDGATIVTGGHEVKVEGFENGHWYAPTIITDVNHDMKVVSEEIFGPVVVVMKFSDEKEAIKLANDTEFGLGSAVWTKDQGKATRVANQIRAGIVMVNCPFSAFPGTPFGGYKQSGFGRELCIETLDLYTETKSVLSYYGAKPLNPLGV; the protein is encoded by the coding sequence ATGTCGACTGTAAAAGTAGAAAAAATGGAAAAGTTAGCTGTAAAACGAGACTATTATAAAATGGTTATTAATGGCGAGCGTGTCGATGCCATTTCAAATGAAACATTTACTACATATAATCCTGCTACAGGTGAAGTGCTTGCTCAAGTTGCAAAAGCATCTAAGGAAGATGTAAATAAAGCAGTTGAAGCAGCAAGAAATGCATTTGACAATGGACCGTGGCGAAAGTTCCCAGTTAACAAAAAATCGAGAGTTTTAAATAAAATCGCTTCGATTATGAGGTCTCGTTTCAATGAGCTAGTAGAACTAGAAGTAGTAAACAGCGGTAAATCATTATCAGCTGCCCAAGGTCAGGTCATGCAATCTATTGAAGATTTTGAATTTTATGCAAGTGCCATTGTTGCTCACCGTGGCGAAGTAAATAATCTACCATATGGCTTTTTTAACTACACACAAAAAGAGCCAGTAGGCGTATGTGGGCAAATCATTCCTTGGAACTATCCAATGATGATGGCTGCTTGGAAGATTGCGCCAGCACTTGCAGCTGGTTGTTCAATCGTGTTAAAGCCTGCTAGTTTAACACCATTAACGGCAATTGTTTTAACCGAAATTTGTCATGAAGCAGGGGTCCCTGAAGGGGTAGTAAACATTGTCACTGGACCAGGTGCTAGTGTTGGCGATGCTATTGTTGAACACCCTGGTGTTGATAAAGTTGCCTTTACCGGCTCGACACCTGTTGGAAAAGATATTATGGAAAAGGCTTCGCAAACATTAAAACGACTTACACTTGAATTAGGTGGAAAATCACCAAATATTGTATTTGAGGATGCAGATCTTGATGCAGCTGTATATGGCTCTATCTTTGGTATTTTCTATAACACAGGCCAATCTTGTGAGGCGCGTTCACGTTTGTATGTTCATGAAAATATTTATGATGAGTTCATGGAAAAATTTGTTGAGAAAACAAAACAATTACGTTTAGGCGACCCGTTAAGTCAAGAAACACAAGTTGGCTCGATTATTAGTAGGGGGCAGCTTGAGGTGGTTGATGGTTATGTAAAATCAGCGATTGAAGATGGAGCGACAATTGTTACTGGCGGTCATGAAGTGAAAGTAGAAGGTTTTGAAAATGGTCACTGGTATGCACCGACGATTATTACGGACGTTAATCATGATATGAAGGTTGTCAGTGAAGAAATCTTTGGCCCAGTTGTCGTTGTTATGAAGTTTAGCGATGAAAAAGAAGCGATTAAACTTGCAAACGACACAGAATTCGGATTAGGATCTGCTGTTTGGACGAAGGACCAAGGCAAGGCAACTCGTGTTGCTAATCAAATCCGTGCTGGGATTGTAATGGTGAATTGTCCATTCTCGGCATTTCCTGGAACACCTTTTGGCGGCTATAAGCAATCAGGCTTTGGGCGTGAACTTTGTATTGAAACATTGGATTTATATACAGAAACAAAAAGTGTTCTTTCATACTATGGTGCCAAGCCGTTAAATCCATTAGGTGTGTAA
- a CDS encoding enoyl-CoA hydratase (Catalyzes the reversible hydration of unsaturated fatty acyl-CoA to beta-hydroxyacyl-CoA), producing MANIIFEEKNHIGFVTINRPDVLNCFNYETLSLLGEIVDEIRTNKNIRVVIFTGAGNKAFSAGADLKERRTLTESDVRRNVNKIRTVFNDVALLPQPTIAAINGHAFGGGFELMLACDFRIAVTEATMGLTELKWAIIPGAGGTQRLPRLIGEAKAKELIFTAKKVTADEANMLGIVTKVVEQSALMEECISLAEQMMANGPVALQQAKYAINYGMEVDLQTGLAIEAKAYEMTIPTKDRIEALDAFSEKRPPIFIGQ from the coding sequence ATGGCAAATATTATCTTTGAAGAAAAAAATCATATTGGATTTGTAACGATTAATCGTCCAGATGTATTAAATTGTTTTAACTATGAAACTTTGTCGTTACTTGGAGAAATTGTTGATGAAATACGGACGAATAAAAATATTAGAGTTGTCATTTTTACTGGAGCAGGAAACAAGGCCTTTAGCGCCGGGGCCGATTTAAAAGAACGAAGAACATTGACAGAATCAGACGTTCGTCGCAATGTTAATAAAATTCGCACCGTTTTTAACGATGTTGCGCTATTGCCGCAACCAACGATTGCTGCTATTAATGGACACGCGTTTGGCGGTGGCTTTGAGCTAATGTTGGCATGCGATTTTAGAATTGCTGTAACAGAAGCGACGATGGGCCTTACCGAATTGAAATGGGCGATTATACCAGGTGCAGGGGGGACGCAGCGTCTTCCGAGATTGATTGGCGAAGCAAAAGCAAAGGAGCTTATTTTTACAGCGAAAAAAGTAACGGCGGATGAAGCAAATATGCTTGGCATAGTAACAAAGGTAGTTGAACAAAGTGCTTTAATGGAAGAATGCATTTCACTTGCAGAACAAATGATGGCAAATGGTCCTGTTGCCTTACAGCAGGCGAAATATGCTATTAACTATGGCATGGAAGTTGATTTGCAAACGGGCCTAGCGATTGAAGCAAAAGCATATGAAATGACGATTCCAACAAAAGATAGAATCGAAGCATTGGATGCTTTTAGTGAAAAAAGGCCTCCTATTTTTATAGGCCAATAG
- a CDS encoding 2-(1,2-epoxy-1,2-dihydrophenyl)acetyl-CoA isomerase — translation MFETITFDVKNGVAYVTLNRPDKLNAFTEQMNNEIGQALKDVAKNSEIRCLVITGEGRAFCSGEDLGSIGDETNHGEILRNRYNPMVKQLATIEKPVIAAINGVAAGAGVSLALACDFRLASEKASFVEAFIHIGLIPDSGNLYYLPRLVGQAKAFELAILGEKISAEEAKAVGLVTKVVPVDEWQEEITAFAERLAQMPTKAIGLIKRYINESWNCNLEEMLEKEAYGQRTAGLTRDHGEGVASFLEKRKPEFKGY, via the coding sequence ATGTTTGAAACGATTACATTTGATGTGAAAAATGGTGTCGCTTACGTGACCTTAAATCGACCAGACAAGCTGAACGCCTTTACAGAGCAAATGAATAATGAAATTGGTCAAGCCTTGAAAGATGTTGCAAAAAACTCTGAGATTCGCTGTTTAGTCATTACTGGTGAAGGCCGTGCCTTTTGTTCAGGTGAAGACCTTGGCAGCATTGGGGATGAAACGAATCATGGCGAAATTTTGCGCAATCGCTATAATCCAATGGTTAAACAGCTGGCAACAATTGAAAAGCCGGTCATTGCTGCTATTAATGGTGTTGCGGCGGGAGCAGGTGTAAGCCTTGCATTAGCTTGTGATTTTCGCCTTGCCTCTGAAAAGGCTAGTTTTGTAGAAGCTTTTATTCATATTGGCTTAATTCCGGATTCAGGAAATTTATATTATTTGCCAAGGCTTGTTGGTCAAGCAAAAGCATTTGAATTAGCGATTTTAGGTGAAAAAATTTCTGCGGAGGAAGCAAAAGCAGTTGGTTTAGTAACAAAGGTTGTACCTGTTGACGAATGGCAGGAAGAAATAACAGCTTTTGCTGAAAGGCTAGCGCAGATGCCAACGAAAGCAATTGGCTTAATCAAGCGTTATATTAATGAAAGCTGGAATTGCAATTTAGAAGAAATGCTTGAAAAAGAAGCATATGGGCAGAGAACTGCTGGTTTAACAAGAGATCACGGGGAAGGCGTAGCCTCTTTCCTAGAAAAACGAAAGCCTGAGTTTAAAGGATACTAA
- a CDS encoding acetyl-CoA C-acyltransferase: protein MNEVVIVDAVRTPIGRYKGTLKSVRPDDLAAIVIKKIIERNPKVRVEQIEEVVLGNANQAGEDNRNVARMSVLLAGLPIEVGGTTINRLCGSGLDAVNYAARAIIAGEGDIFIAGGTESMTRAPFVMAKPDAEFPRGDMKMFDTTIGWRFTNEKLHEMYGSDTMPKTAENVAQRFNISREQQDQFAYESQMKAKKAMDENRFAEEIVPVVYHDRKGNEIIVNKDEHPRPETTLENLAKLKPIFENGSVTAGNASGVNDGASVLLLMSAKKAYELGVKPLVKYKTSATAGLEPAIMGLGPIYATRKALARANLTVQDIGLVELNEAFASQSLECIKQLELNKEIVNVNGGAIAFGHPLGASGARILTTLIYEMKKRHVKYGLATMCIGVGQGIATIVENIE, encoded by the coding sequence ATGAATGAAGTTGTCATTGTCGATGCGGTAAGAACGCCAATCGGTCGCTATAAAGGTACTTTAAAGTCAGTCCGTCCTGATGATTTGGCAGCGATTGTCATAAAAAAAATTATCGAAAGAAATCCAAAAGTACGAGTTGAGCAAATTGAAGAAGTTGTTTTAGGAAATGCAAACCAAGCCGGTGAAGATAACCGCAACGTGGCAAGAATGTCAGTGCTACTCGCTGGCCTTCCAATTGAGGTTGGCGGAACAACAATCAATCGCCTTTGCGGCTCTGGTTTAGATGCGGTGAACTATGCTGCCCGGGCGATTATCGCTGGTGAGGGAGATATTTTCATTGCTGGAGGAACAGAGAGTATGACACGTGCGCCATTTGTAATGGCGAAACCCGATGCAGAATTCCCGCGCGGTGATATGAAAATGTTTGATACTACAATTGGCTGGCGTTTTACAAATGAGAAATTACATGAAATGTATGGTTCAGATACAATGCCGAAAACTGCCGAAAACGTGGCGCAGCGCTTCAATATTTCACGTGAACAACAGGATCAATTTGCTTATGAAAGCCAGATGAAGGCTAAGAAGGCAATGGATGAAAATCGTTTTGCGGAAGAAATTGTGCCAGTTGTTTACCATGACCGTAAAGGAAATGAGATAATAGTCAATAAAGATGAACATCCAAGACCGGAAACGACGTTAGAAAACTTAGCGAAGCTGAAGCCAATTTTTGAAAACGGCTCAGTTACAGCTGGAAATGCTTCAGGTGTTAATGACGGCGCTTCTGTTCTCCTATTAATGTCAGCGAAAAAGGCTTATGAATTAGGTGTCAAACCACTTGTCAAATATAAAACATCAGCAACAGCCGGCTTAGAGCCAGCCATTATGGGCTTGGGGCCGATTTATGCAACAAGAAAAGCACTTGCTCGTGCGAACTTAACAGTACAAGATATAGGATTAGTTGAATTAAATGAAGCATTTGCCTCGCAATCGCTGGAATGTATAAAACAGCTTGAATTAAATAAAGAAATTGTCAATGTCAATGGTGGGGCGATTGCTTTCGGACATCCACTTGGGGCAAGTGGCGCTAGAATTTTAACGACACTTATATATGAAATGAAAAAGCGCCATGTTAAATATGGGCTTGCAACGATGTGTATTGGTGTTGGTCAAGGAATTGCCACTATTGTTGAAAATATTGAGTAA